CCTTCCTCGACTTCAGCTACGTCTTCGACTTCGACAACCTGGTTCAGACGAACCTGGCGACGGGCGTCGAACGCGGTCGGAGGCCAACCGCACGGCATCGACGAACTGTGTGCCGACCTCCGGCACGAACCTGAGCTTCAACTCAAAGTTCGGCGCACCGGAAACTGCACCCTCGGCGATGCGCAGGTCGATCCGCAGACGTGGCTCCGGCCCACGGACACCACATCGGTCGTGAACACCTCGGTCTCGGGCGCGAGCGGGTGCTTCATCTCCACCAACAGCGTCGCCGGCGGAAACGGTCGCACCTTCACCTTGGAGCTCGTGCTTCAGGGCCAGAACGTCGCCATCCCGCTCTCCGACGCCGCGTTCTCGGGCACCTTCACGGGTGAGCCGGCGACGGGCATCACCAACGGTGTCCTGACCGGCTTCCTGCGCCTGGCGGACTCCAACATCAACGTGAACGTCACGGACCCGGTCAACATCACGGTCAACCTGCGGGACAACGTCCTGCCGGATGGCGTGAACCAGGGGAACGCCTGTGGTGGTGGCGGCTTCGGGACGCAACGCGATGGCTTCGATGACGGCGTGGCGCCGGGTCGTGCGCCTCACCCGACGCTCGGCAACGGCTGGTGGTTCTTCATCGACTACACGTCGGGCTCCGTCACCGTCTCCTCGGGCTTCTGAGTTTGCCCCGGGCGACTCGGCCCCGCGCCGAGTCGCCGACTAGAAATGTGAACCCCCGCCTCGAGCAATCGATGCGGGGGTTTTCGTTTGGTATGTGGTGATGGTTGATGCGCGCATCACGGACCGGTATCGTTGCGCCGCCATGAGCCAAGACATCCCGCCAGTGCCTCCTCCCCTCCCCGAATCCGATGACGTCGAGGAGCTCGGCCTCGAGATGCTGGACAGTCTTCCGCCCGTGCCGCCTGCGCCGGACGAAGTGGACTCGTCGCTCGATCCGTTCGGTGCGGCTGCGCTCGCTGCGCCCGCGCTCCCGGGGGAGCCGCCGCCCAACCCGCTGCTGGCGGTGCAGCGCTCGCCCTCGCCGCTCGGTGGTTCGCCGCTCGGCGGAGGCATGACGCTGGGCGAAGAAGATGATCGCTCCATCGAGAAGATCGGCACGCGCACGACCAAGTCGGGGCGGATGATCGTGGGCGCCATGGTCGTTGCGCTCATCGCCATCGGCGGGTGGGCGTTCGTCAGCCGCCAGCACCACGAGGACCGCTTCGAGCGCCTCGAGGAGATCGGCCGCATGGAGGACCGCGAGGCCATGCTCGCCGCGCTGCGCGCCTACTTGCCCGAGGCGCCCTACGACGACGTGAAGGAGCGCGTGCTCGCGAACCTCGGTCACTTCCGAGATGCCGAAGCCGTGCCCGCCATCATCGGTGAGCTGCACAACGGCGGCGTGGTCCGCCGTGCAGCGGCGCGCGCGCTGGCGCAGATCGGCTTGCCCGCCGCCGAGAGCGCGAAGGGGCCGCTGTTCGACGTGCTGGCCGACACCGACGAGCGCGACCGCGCGCAGGTGGTGTGGACGCTGGCGCTGCTGCGCGAAGAGCGCGCCGCCGACGCCGTGCTCGAGATGTTCATGTCGGGCCGCCTCCAGGCGCTCGATGACTTCTCGCCCGACGTGGTCGTGGCGGTGCTGGGCACCGAGCGCCTGGGCACCGACGCGCTGATCCGCCACGACAGCGAGAGCGTGCGCGTCCTCACGGCCCACGCGCTGGCCGAGGGCCGTGGCACGGAGGTGGTCGAGCCGCTGACGCGCATGCTGTCGGCCGAGCTGGAGCGCCCGGCGCCCACGCGCGACTCCACCGAGGGCTCACGCTCGCCCGAAGTCATCCGTGCCGTCACGGCAGGCCTCGGCCGCACCGGGGACGCGCGCGCGGCTCGCCCGCTCTTCAACGTGCTCAACGCGCACCGCGACCTGCGCGCCAGCGTGCTCGAGTCGCTGCGCCAGAGCGCGTCCGGCACCCAGCTGGCGGTGCTCGCCCGCGAAGCCAGTGACCGCGACCTGTTGCTGGACCTCGTGAAGATGATGGCGCGCACGCACGACCCGCGCGTGGCCGACAACCTGGCGGGCTTCCTCGCGCACGCCGACGAAGAGATCCGCACCGAGGCCGCCTTCGGCCTGGCCGAGCTCGAAGACCCGCGCGCGGCTGGCGTGCTGGTGGCCGTCGCCCGCACGGGCGTGGGTCGCGCCGACGACGCGTTCGGCGCCCTGCGCTACGTGGCCTCGGCCGAGGTCGCGGCCCCGCTCCGCGAGCTGCTGGAGCACCGCCCGGCCCGCCGCGCCGACATCCTGCGCGCCATGGGTCGCTCTGGTGACGCGTCCTTCGGTTCTTTCTTGATCGAGCAGCTGGAGGAGACCGACGCGGGCGCCGCGGCCCTGGCCCTGGCCGACCTCGACTACACGCCGGGCTTCGTGCAGCTGCGTCGCCTCTCGCGGCGGCCCGGCAACCTGAACATGGGCACCACCGGCCCGAGCGACCGCTCGCTGGCCACGCAGAGCGTGCTGGACGCTCGGCGCTCGGCGCTCATGGGCCTCGGCGCCTACGGTCGCTCCGAGATCGTGGACGACATGATCGTCATCGTGGAGGACGGACAAGACGACTACGAGCTCCGTGAGATCGCCGCCGCCAACATCGGCATGGTGGCCACGGACGAGCAGATGGCGGCGATCTTCACCAAGATCCTGGACGCCTCGCTCTCGCTCCCGTCACGCAAGAACTACGCGGCGGCCCTCTGGCAGCGTTCCCGGCCGGCGCTCAACGCGCGCATGCTGGAGCTGGCGGGCAACCAGGAGGTCTCGTACGAGATCCGCCGCGCGGCCTCGCTGGCCGTGGGCTATGCCGCCAACCCCGAGTCCGACGCGGCCCTCATCGCCATGCTGGACAACCGCGAGAGCGAGCGCGGCGCGGCCATGGCCATCGCGCTGGGCGGCGGGCCCGCGGCGGTCACTCACCTCATGGAGAAGCTGGTGGAGAACCGCGAGCTGGCGCAGATCCTCCAAGAGGCCGTGCTCAGCGAGGAGCGCGGCTGGTTCAGCCTGATCACCGAGGACATGGCCCAAGGGGCCTTGTGGCGGCGCCTGCGCACGGCAGCCCAGCTGCGCGCCGGCCTCTCGGGCTCGGCCGAGAGCTACAGCTACGCCTGGAACAAGGTGCTGGACGTGATGCGCAACGGTTGGAGCGGGCCCGGCGGCGCCAGCCGCGCCTACATCCGCGGGCAGCTGTGGAACGCCGTGCAGAGCGAGGACGCCCCCACCCGCCAGCTGGCCGCGCGGGCCATGCGTGATCTGCCGGAGCGCGGGCTCTTGTTGCGTGCCCGAGACACCGAGGGCGTGGCGTCCGAGGCGGCGCGCGAGCAGCTGGCCGAAGAGCTGCGCGCCGAGACCAACGAGGAGTGACACGATCGGGTCCGTTCAAGCGTGTTGACCGGACCATCGACCTTTCTTATTCTCGCCGTGGTTCCGCGCACTTCGAAGGTGCGCGGCCGGGTGCATGACGATGACCAAGTCCGAACTCATCGACGCTGTCGCGCAGCGAACCAAGATCACGAAGAGCCGCGCAGAGCAGGTGGTGAACTGCGTGTTCGACTCCATGACGCAGGCCATGGAGCAGAGTGAGGGCATCGAGATTCGTGGCTTCGGCAGCTTCAGCGTGCGTGAGTACCCGCCCTACAGCGGGCGCAACCCGCGCACCGGCAAGCCCGTTCACGTGGCCGCCAAGCGCTTGCCCTTCTTCAAGGTGGGCAAGGAGCTGAAGGAGCTGGTCAACCAGCCGCGCACCAACACCAACCCGCGCGCCTCAGCCGACGACGACGACGACGACGACGATTGAGCCCGTCCGCGGGCCCGCTCGCGCGGCGCTGCTGAAGG
This window of the Sandaracinaceae bacterium genome carries:
- a CDS encoding HEAT repeat domain-containing protein; translated protein: MSQDIPPVPPPLPESDDVEELGLEMLDSLPPVPPAPDEVDSSLDPFGAAALAAPALPGEPPPNPLLAVQRSPSPLGGSPLGGGMTLGEEDDRSIEKIGTRTTKSGRMIVGAMVVALIAIGGWAFVSRQHHEDRFERLEEIGRMEDREAMLAALRAYLPEAPYDDVKERVLANLGHFRDAEAVPAIIGELHNGGVVRRAAARALAQIGLPAAESAKGPLFDVLADTDERDRAQVVWTLALLREERAADAVLEMFMSGRLQALDDFSPDVVVAVLGTERLGTDALIRHDSESVRVLTAHALAEGRGTEVVEPLTRMLSAELERPAPTRDSTEGSRSPEVIRAVTAGLGRTGDARAARPLFNVLNAHRDLRASVLESLRQSASGTQLAVLAREASDRDLLLDLVKMMARTHDPRVADNLAGFLAHADEEIRTEAAFGLAELEDPRAAGVLVAVARTGVGRADDAFGALRYVASAEVAAPLRELLEHRPARRADILRAMGRSGDASFGSFLIEQLEETDAGAAALALADLDYTPGFVQLRRLSRRPGNLNMGTTGPSDRSLATQSVLDARRSALMGLGAYGRSEIVDDMIVIVEDGQDDYELREIAAANIGMVATDEQMAAIFTKILDASLSLPSRKNYAAALWQRSRPALNARMLELAGNQEVSYEIRRAASLAVGYAANPESDAALIAMLDNRESERGAAMAIALGGGPAAVTHLMEKLVENRELAQILQEAVLSEERGWFSLITEDMAQGALWRRLRTAAQLRAGLSGSAESYSYAWNKVLDVMRNGWSGPGGASRAYIRGQLWNAVQSEDAPTRQLAARAMRDLPERGLLLRARDTEGVASEAAREQLAEELRAETNEE
- a CDS encoding integration host factor subunit beta, yielding MTKSELIDAVAQRTKITKSRAEQVVNCVFDSMTQAMEQSEGIEIRGFGSFSVREYPPYSGRNPRTGKPVHVAAKRLPFFKVGKELKELVNQPRTNTNPRASADDDDDDDD